The genome window ACGCGTGGTGGTGGTGGCCGCCTCGCGCGATGGCGGCCAGACCTGGGCGGAACCGGTGCGCGTGACCCAAACCGGCTGGGTCATCGACGGCTGTCCGCACGCGGGCCCGTCCATGCGTTACATCGGCGGCAAGCTCTATGTGACCTGGTACACGGCGATCGACCGGCGCGCCGTAATCAAGCTGGCGGTGTCCGACGACCAGGGACGTTCATTCAAACACGTGAAAGAAATTCAAGGCGGCGTGCTCGATCCAACCCATCCTTACATCGCGGAATCGAAGGATGCGGCCTACGTCATTTTTCAGGGCCGCGACCCGCAACTGAAAAGTGGCTGGGCGCCTGCCCGGGCGTGGGTGGTGCAGGCCCATGGAGATGGCAGCGTTACGGATCCGCAGGGCCTTCCCTCCAAGGGCAACGGAGTCGCGTATCCCTACCTGTTTATGGGAAACGGCGGACGGGTGTACGCCACGTGGACGGAATTTGGCGAGCAGGGGGCGGAAGTGATTCTGTGCCGCGGTCGCATTCAACCTCAGTCTTAGGGATGAGAGCAAGCATGCACACGCACATCAACACAGCGGATAGCGGCATCAACTGGCCTCTGGCCATCGCGGTTTCGCTCGGCATTCACCTGATGGTGATCTCCGGACTGCCGTTGTTGAAAAGCAACAAAGTGATCCCCGAACCGGAGGTGCAAAAGCACAAGGTACGGATGACGATTAAGGAGAAGCAGCCCGTTCCGGTTTCTCCAGAGAAAAAAGCCGGCCCCAAACCCAAGGCACTTGAACCGCAGGTCATGAAGCAGGCACCCACTCCGGTGAAGACGCAGGCGAAACCGGTCCAGCCGATGGTCACGCCGCCTCAATGGACCGCATCCACCAAGGCGCAACCGGTATCCGCAAAGGTCGTGCATCAAACGCCGGTGTTGAAACCGCAAGTGCAACCGCAGGTATTAAGCCAGCCGGTGGCCACGCAGAAGGCGATGCTGATGGACCGCACCACGCGGCAACGGAAAACGGGACAGGTCATCCATCCGGTGCATCTTGAAGCTTCGGTAACGGATTCCAGGCCGTCTTCGCAGGCCGCCGTCATGCAGACGCCGGTGGCGACGCACGTGAAGCAGGCAACGATTCAACCGGTGGCGCCGCCGCCGCTTTTTGCTTCCAATGAAAATCCCGCGCCGGTCACCGGCGCACAGCCGGTGTCTCATTTTGAAAAGCATGCGACCGCTTCGGTGTCCCCGTCGTTCACCCAGCCGGTGCAAATGGAAAACTGGGGCGATGGGGGATTGTCCGAAGGGGAGCGGCGGCGGATTCTGGGACTGTTCGTCCGTGGTATCCAGCGACGGATCGCCAGCCACCAGGTGTATCCGGATGTCGCCCGCCAGCGTGGTATGGGAGGCCGCACTGTGGTGGCGTTCAAGCTGGCGCGTGACGGCAACCTGGTGCACGTTTCGGTGGCGCAGTCGTCCGGTTTCGACGTGCTCGACAATGCCGCGATGAAGGCCATCCACGACGGCAGTCCCTACGAGGCCATTCCGGCCAGATTGGGCGATGCTTCGTTGTCCTTCAAGTTGCCGGTTTCATTTTTCATCGAGTGACGGCATGAAAAATAATTTTTTGTGGAGAACAGGAGCGACACCATGACAGTGTTTCAATCGGCCATGGATCTGATCACCAAGGGCGGGTTGATCATGATCCCGATCCTGCTTTGCTCGGTGATCGCCGTGGCCATCATCCTTGAGCGAATGGTTTATTTCAAAAAAATAAAAGAGAACCCGGAAGCCCTGTACAAGGCGGTGCAGGAAACGTTACGCAAAAAGAACAACGCCCGGGCGCTGGAATTGTGCCGCGCTTCCAAAGGTCCGATCGGCCGCATCCTGGAGGCCGGTGTCTTGAACCAGAACGCTCCCAAATGGCAGTTGGAGGAAACCCTGTCGATGGTGGGGCAGGAGGAGATGCAGCATCTGGAAAAACATATCAAGGGGCTGGAAGTCATCGCCGCCATCTCGCCGCTCATGGGGCTGCTCGGCACCGTCATCGGCATGGTGCAGGCGTTCAACCAGGTCGCGGAGTTCAAAGGACAGGTCAACCCCAGCCTGTTGGCCGGGGGCATCTGGGAAGCGTTGCTCACCACGGCGGCGGGGCTGGCGGTGGCCATCCCGGTGCTGGTCATGATGCATTACTTCGATAAAAATATCGAACGCAAGGGTTTCGCCATGGAACGCTTTGCGCATTACTTCGTGCATTCCAGAGAAGAAAGCCGGTCCGCCGCGAAAACCATGGTCGCGTCATGAACATCCGGAGAGCCCACAAGAAACGGTCGCGCGTCGATCTGGCGCCACTCATCGATGTGGTGTTCCTGCTGTTGATTTTTTTCATGCTGACCTTTGCCGTGCAGGGGCAGGGCATGGACATGCTGCTGCCGAAGGAGTCGGCGGCGGCAGAGCCCCCGCAGCAGCCGGTCGTCATTGCCATTCAAACCGATGGCACCCTTCAGTTGAATGGACAGATGCTGACACTGGATGCCCTGCTGGGCGACCTCAAGCAGGTCATGCAGAATCGCAATGAAAAACAGGTCGTCATCGAATCGAACCAGGACGTCCGTTATGAAGTGTTCGTGCAGGTGCTGGACATCACCCGGCAGGCGGGCGTGAGTGATTACTCGATTGTGATGTGAGGGGCGCCGCATGATCTCCATTCGCAAACCCAAAGACAAATCTTTCGGCCTCGACATGGCGCCCATGATCAACGTCGTGTTTCTTCTGCTGATCTTTTTCATGCTGACGTCGTCCGCCATGCAGGCCGGCAATGAGGTGGAGCTGCCGGAGTCGCAGTCGGCCCGGAAAATCGAGAAGGACACCCTCCCGCTCAAGGTGTATCCCGATGGCGCACTGACCTTCAATGGCAGGAATATGGAGATGGGGGAGCTTGCCGCGGAGCTGGCAAAGGTGATCGGGAACAAAGAAGACACCGTGCTGGAGATTCAGGCGGACAAGCAGGTTCCGTTCAAAATCTGTGGAGAAGTGATCCGCCTCGCCAACGGCGTGGGCATCCGTGAGTTCGTGTTCGCCACCGACCTGCCCGGGAACTGACATCCATTTTTGAAGATGGTAAAACGTAAGGTGAGGAAACCGGTCAGCGCGGTTGCGGCCAGTAAGTCTGCGGCGGCCGGGCGGGGTCCGGTTGTTTTTTGCTGAAGTAGTCTTCGAACAGGGCGAAGCTGTCGCGCCAGGTCACGTTGATGTGGCCGATGTGCTGGAACTTGTCGAGGATGTGCTGGGCGCGGAAATCCGCGGTGAGAAAAATATTGTTCGCCAGCGTCCAGGTTTTGATGACCCCCACCTCCTGAAAGTCCGCGCTCTTGTAAAACGGGTCGCCCTTGGCCAGCGGCACGCCGGGCTGGGTGGAGTCGCCCCGCGCCGAATTGAAATCCTGACTGCCGCCTTCCCAGAACAGTCCATACACATAGGTGTCCCACACCGTGGTGAACACCCGTAATGCCACGCCTTCGTCGTCCACCTGCGGCAGCCCCGGCGGATCGTCCTGATTGACCAGGTAGTGGAGGGTGAAGCCGATGTTGTCGAAAAAACTGCCCGGATGCGCCACCTTACTGTGGTGATAGGTGTAGCCGGTGCCGAAGCCGTAACTGAAATTGTTCCACACGCCGGGACCGCTGTTCTTCTGGCCACCCAGATGCACCCAGTACAACTGCGCGTCCACCATGAATCCCGCCGCCTTCAACTGCGTGTAGTTGCCGACGGAAAACTTTTCGCGCTGCGTCTGCGTTTCGCGTTCTTCCCAGCTCAGCCAGGTGTCCTGCAACAGGTGCCGGGTGTCGGCCCGTATTTGCAACCCCTGCTCGATGGGATCGATGTAGCGCAGGTTGTCGTTGAACAACGCGTCGTGCAAGGGATGGTTCCGGTCGATCGTTCCGGCGGTGAACTGCCAGCCCGGCGCAAACCCCCAATGCAGGGAGACGATGGGATCGACAGACGAAATGCGGTCGTCCTCGCCGAAGGGAAAATCGAAAAACGTGCCCACGTCCACCACCACGCGGGGCGCGATGGCGTAGCGGAAGTAGGTCTTGGTCTGGTTGCCGATCAGGGTGAAGCCTTCGTTGATGACGTCGATGTTGGTGTGTTCCTGATTGTAGAAGAATGTCTGGTTCTCGATCACGAAGTGCAGCGGGGAATCGGCGCGGGCGCTGCGCGGTGCGGCCAGCACCAGCAGGGCCCCGGCCATCAGGATGCACAACAGCCGCAGCCGGGCGCGAATGCATCTGCGGGGGCGTGTGGTTTGCTTGCGGTGAAGGGTCACGGCTGCCTGAAAATCGAAACGCCGCAGGGGTGCGGCCGGGTCAGTAAAAAAACAGAGCGGTACCTTACCATAGAAACGGGACGATCAGGGAGGGAAAGGTGGCCGTTTGAGCGGGCCGGACGGACCTGGAATCCGTATCCTCTCCAGCGGGACGAGTGGGTTCCGGCGTAGGCCGGACTCTCATAAGTAATTGATTTTTAATATTCTATTTTATTTTCTTGGGGAAGTCAAAGAATTTTATGAGCGGAAGGTTCGGGGTCCTCATTTTTTTCCTGGCTGAAACGGGCCAAAAAAAATCCCCGGTCCGCGAGGGACCGGGGATCGCATTTCACTGAGAAGTGAGGAAGCGGGGAAGGCTTACATCATGCCGCCCATACCCCCCATGCCGCCCATGCCGCCCATACCACCGGCCGGACCATGGTTGTGCTCGTCCTTCTCTTCCGGCAGGTCGGTGATCATGGCTTCCGTGGTCAACAGCAGGGCCGAGATGCTGGCCGCATTCTGCAGTGCCGTACGGGTGACCTTCGCCGGATCGATGATGCCTTCCTTCAGCATATCGACGTACTCACCGGTGCGGGCGTCGAAACCGTTGGCGCCCTTCAGAGTTTTCACCTTTTCGACGATGACGGTGCCTTCTTCGCCTGCGTTGGCCGCGATCTGACGAATCGGCTCTTCCAGCGCGCGCCGGATGATCTTCACACCCAGTTTGTAGTCGTGGGTGCCGTCCAGCTTGTCGAGCGCAGTGAGGCAGCGCAGATAGGCCACGCCACCGCCGGGCACGATGCCCTCTTCAACGGCTGCGCGGGTTGCATGCAGAGCGTCTTCCACGCGGGCTTTCTTTTCCTTCATCTCGGTCTCGGTGGCGGCGCCGACTTTGATGATGGCAACACCGCCAACCAGCTTGGCGAGGCGTTCCTGCAGCTTCTCGCGGTCGTAGTCGGAGGTGGTTTCATCGATCTGGGCGCGGATCTGCTTGACCCGGGACTGGATTTCCGCCGGCTTGCCTTTGCCGTCCACGATCACCGTGTTGTCCTTGTCGATGGTGACGCGCTTGGCGTGGCCGAGATCGTCGAGCGTGATGTTTTCCAGCTTCACGCCGATGTCTTCGGTGATGACCTGGCCACCGGTCAGAATGGCGATGTCATTCAGCATGTCCTTGCGGCGGTCGCCGAAGCCCGGTGCCTTGACCGCGCACACGTTCAGGGTGCCGCGCAGTTTGTTGACCACCAGGGTTGCCAGCGCTTCGCCTTCCACTTCTTCCGCCACGATAACCAGCGGCTTACCGCCCTTGGCCACCTTTTCGAGGACCGGCAGCAGGTCTTTCATGCTGGAGATTTTTTTCTCGTGCAGCAGCAGGTAGCAGTCTTCCATCACCGCTTCCATGCGTTCGGGATCGGTCACGAAGTAGGGCGACAGGTAACCGCGGTCGAACTGCATGCCTTCCACGATTTCCAGAGCGGTTTCCATGCTCTTCGCTTCTTCCACGGTGATGACGCCGTCTTTGCCCACTTTGTCCATCGCTTCGGAGATGATCTCGCCGATGGCGATGTCGTGGTTGGAGGAGATGGTGCCGACCTGCGCGATTTCCTTCTTGTCCTTGGTCGGCTTGGCCAGCTTCTGGATCGCCGGGACCACGGCGAGCACGGCATCCTCGATGCCTTTTTTGATTTCCATCGGGTTGGCGCCGGCGGTGACGTTCTTCATGCCTTCGCGGAAAATCGCCTGGGCCAGAACGGTTGCCGTCGTGGTGCCGTCACCGGCGTTGTCGCTGGTCTTGCTGGCGACTTCATTGACCATCTGCGCGCCCATGTTTTCGAACGGATTCTGCAGCTCGATTTCCTTGGCCACGGTCACGCCGTCTTTGGTGATCAACGGAGAGCCGAATTTCTTGTCGATGATCACGTTGCGGCCTTTCGGGCCGAGGGTCAGCTTTACGGTGTCGGCGAGCTGGTTGACGCCGGACAGAATTCTGTGTCGTGCTTCTTCGTCATAAATGATTTGTTTTGCCATCGTTATATAAGTCTCCTCGGAAAATAGGGGATTGTCATTAAGGTTACTTGCTGTCGATCACGCCCAGAATGTCGTCTTCCCGCATCAACAGGAAATCTTCGGCATCGATCTTGACCTCGGTACCGCCGTACTTGCTGTACAGCACCTTGTCGCCGACTTTGACATCGGGTTTGACCCGCTTACCGTCTTCACCGATCCGGCCCGGACCCACGGCCTTCACCCGACCCTCGGTGGGCGCATCCTTGGCGGAATCGGGAATGATGATTCCCCCTTTTCGGACTTCTTTCTCCCGAATGGGTTGCACCAAAATTCGGTCTTGCAATGGACGAATGTTCATATACCTGTGCTCCTTCCCAAAAAATGATAAACTTGAAAATCCAATGAAATTGGATTCGTGTTGGATTGGCGTTTTTTCAAAAACGCGGTAAAATCAAAAAACTCTATATAAAGCAATCGATTATGGGTTTCGGCCTGAGTCGAAAGAGTGGATTAGCACTCCCTGAGGTTGAGTGCCAGCAACGTTGGTCTTATATAATACGTCTTGCCGCAAAGGCAAGGTGTCTGGTAAAAAAAAGTTAAAAATAGTTTTGAGCCCCCCTAAATGACTAAAAAACAATCATCTAAAGACTTGGAAGTGTTCACCAACCCGAATCCGGACCGGGATTACGAGATCCACATGGAATGCCCGGAGTTCACCTGCCTGTGTCCGAAAACCGGCCAGCCGGATTTCGCCACCATCGAGCTCACTTACATTCCGGATAAGTTGTGCATCGAGCTCAAGTCGCTGAAACTGTACCTGTGGTCGTACCGGGACGAGGGGGCGTTCCACGAAAAGGTGATCAACCAGATCCTCGACGACCTGGTGAAGGCCTGCCGTCCCCGTTACATGCAGGTGTCCGGCGAGTTCAACGTGCGCGGCGGCATTTACACCACGGTGTCGGTCGAACATTTCGGCAAAAGCGGACCGAAATCCAAAAGCAAACGCCCGTCGTGAACCTGAGGACGGCGGAACGGTATCGACCATCATGATTTTATCAGTGAGGTTTTATGTGGGTGAGAGAGGGCGAGTGCCATCAGTGCGGTGAGTGTTGCAAAACGGTGAACGTCACCGTGGTGCGCGACATCACCTTGCGCCAGCACGGCACGATCGAGGAATTGGAGCGCTATCTGAAATACCGCGGCATTCAACTGGTGGGCGAGGATGTGGACAACAACTACCTGTTCTATGCCATCCCCATTCCCTGCGACCAACTGACGGCAGACAATCGCTGCCAGGTGCACGCCACGCCGGACAAGCCGCTGCTCTGCCTCAAATATCCGTCGCAGCCGGATGACATTGAGCAGTGCGGCTACACCTTCCGCCGGGCGACGGTGCTGGATCGGGTGGGTTCATGACGGAACGGTTTGTCGAAAACGAAAACGGCACGGTCACGGACACGGCCACCGGGCTCATGTGGCAGCAGAGTTACCACTACGCCGAGACCGGCAACTATTGCTCCTGGTACGATGCCAATGAGTACATCGAGCATCTCAACCGCACTCAACTGGGCGGCCATGCCGACTGGCGTTTGCCGGACCGGTTGGAGATGCAGAGCCTGTATGAGGTCGCGCACACCTTCGAATCGCGCGGGCGTACCTACGTGCTGCACATCGACCCGGTGTTCGAGTTCGGCTACGGCAGTTGTTTCTGGACCTGGCGGTCGCGGTTGTCCGGGGCGCTGGGTTTCGGCTTCGATGTCGGCGACCGGCACTGGTTTCCGAAAGCCAGTTTTTCCGGCACGGTGCGCGCCGTGCGCGGCAACCTGAATCCTTTTTCACTGCTCAAAGAAAATGAAACGACCGCGCACATCGCGAAGTAAACAGACCACACCGGGCGAGGCGCCGAAACCGGAGCAGGTCGAGCGCGAAAAGCAGAAGGCGAAGGCGTTGCGCCAGACCGCCTGGTGGCACAGCCAGCTCGATCGCGGCGTGTGCCATTATTGCGGGGAGACGTTCGCCAAAAAGGATCTGACGATGGATCACCTGCTGCCCTTGGCGCGGGGCGGTAAAAGCACCAAGGGCAACGTGGTGGTGGCGTGCAAGCCGTGCAATTCCGAGAAAAAGTATTACACACCGGCGGAAATGATTCTGAAAAACAAGCTGGGCGGGGACGTCCAGTTTTAATTCAACAGGAAAGGAATGCGAACGGTATGGAAGACGACAAAATGTTGAAGGTCATGGCCTGGGGCACCCTGGCCGTCATTGTGCTGGGCGTTGTGCTGTTTGTCTTCAAAACCTGATTTGCCTGCGAGCCGTTCGAGGCCCAGGCGCCGCAGTCTTTCCGCACCCGCTTCCCGGAGGTCAACTCGGGATGTCCATGCTCTTGGGCGGGGCCTGGATGTTCGGGTTGTCCTTGGCCATGAGCGCCTCGTAACGCGGGTCCACGCTTTCTTTCTTTTC of Nitrospina watsonii contains these proteins:
- a CDS encoding Lcl C-terminal domain-containing protein, with product MTERFVENENGTVTDTATGLMWQQSYHYAETGNYCSWYDANEYIEHLNRTQLGGHADWRLPDRLEMQSLYEVAHTFESRGRTYVLHIDPVFEFGYGSCFWTWRSRLSGALGFGFDVGDRHWFPKASFSGTVRAVRGNLNPFSLLKENETTAHIAK
- the queF gene encoding preQ(1) synthase produces the protein MTKKQSSKDLEVFTNPNPDRDYEIHMECPEFTCLCPKTGQPDFATIELTYIPDKLCIELKSLKLYLWSYRDEGAFHEKVINQILDDLVKACRPRYMQVSGEFNVRGGIYTTVSVEHFGKSGPKSKSKRPS
- a CDS encoding co-chaperone GroES; amino-acid sequence: MNIRPLQDRILVQPIREKEVRKGGIIIPDSAKDAPTEGRVKAVGPGRIGEDGKRVKPDVKVGDKVLYSKYGGTEVKIDAEDFLLMREDDILGVIDSK
- a CDS encoding HNH endonuclease, with amino-acid sequence MKRPRTSRSKQTTPGEAPKPEQVEREKQKAKALRQTAWWHSQLDRGVCHYCGETFAKKDLTMDHLLPLARGGKSTKGNVVVACKPCNSEKKYYTPAEMILKNKLGGDVQF
- a CDS encoding ExbD/TolR family protein, with translation MNIRRAHKKRSRVDLAPLIDVVFLLLIFFMLTFAVQGQGMDMLLPKESAAAEPPQQPVVIAIQTDGTLQLNGQMLTLDALLGDLKQVMQNRNEKQVVIESNQDVRYEVFVQVLDITRQAGVSDYSIVM
- a CDS encoding energy transducer TonB — protein: MHTHINTADSGINWPLAIAVSLGIHLMVISGLPLLKSNKVIPEPEVQKHKVRMTIKEKQPVPVSPEKKAGPKPKALEPQVMKQAPTPVKTQAKPVQPMVTPPQWTASTKAQPVSAKVVHQTPVLKPQVQPQVLSQPVATQKAMLMDRTTRQRKTGQVIHPVHLEASVTDSRPSSQAAVMQTPVATHVKQATIQPVAPPPLFASNENPAPVTGAQPVSHFEKHATASVSPSFTQPVQMENWGDGGLSEGERRRILGLFVRGIQRRIASHQVYPDVARQRGMGGRTVVAFKLARDGNLVHVSVAQSSGFDVLDNAAMKAIHDGSPYEAIPARLGDASLSFKLPVSFFIE
- a CDS encoding MotA/TolQ/ExbB proton channel family protein, with amino-acid sequence MTVFQSAMDLITKGGLIMIPILLCSVIAVAIILERMVYFKKIKENPEALYKAVQETLRKKNNARALELCRASKGPIGRILEAGVLNQNAPKWQLEETLSMVGQEEMQHLEKHIKGLEVIAAISPLMGLLGTVIGMVQAFNQVAEFKGQVNPSLLAGGIWEALLTTAAGLAVAIPVLVMMHYFDKNIERKGFAMERFAHYFVHSREESRSAAKTMVAS
- a CDS encoding YkgJ family cysteine cluster protein → MWVREGECHQCGECCKTVNVTVVRDITLRQHGTIEELERYLKYRGIQLVGEDVDNNYLFYAIPIPCDQLTADNRCQVHATPDKPLLCLKYPSQPDDIEQCGYTFRRATVLDRVGS
- a CDS encoding ExbD/TolR family protein gives rise to the protein MISIRKPKDKSFGLDMAPMINVVFLLLIFFMLTSSAMQAGNEVELPESQSARKIEKDTLPLKVYPDGALTFNGRNMEMGELAAELAKVIGNKEDTVLEIQADKQVPFKICGEVIRLANGVGIREFVFATDLPGN
- the groL gene encoding chaperonin GroEL (60 kDa chaperone family; promotes refolding of misfolded polypeptides especially under stressful conditions; forms two stacked rings of heptamers to form a barrel-shaped 14mer; ends can be capped by GroES; misfolded proteins enter the barrel where they are refolded when GroES binds), with the translated sequence MAKQIIYDEEARHRILSGVNQLADTVKLTLGPKGRNVIIDKKFGSPLITKDGVTVAKEIELQNPFENMGAQMVNEVASKTSDNAGDGTTTATVLAQAIFREGMKNVTAGANPMEIKKGIEDAVLAVVPAIQKLAKPTKDKKEIAQVGTISSNHDIAIGEIISEAMDKVGKDGVITVEEAKSMETALEIVEGMQFDRGYLSPYFVTDPERMEAVMEDCYLLLHEKKISSMKDLLPVLEKVAKGGKPLVIVAEEVEGEALATLVVNKLRGTLNVCAVKAPGFGDRRKDMLNDIAILTGGQVITEDIGVKLENITLDDLGHAKRVTIDKDNTVIVDGKGKPAEIQSRVKQIRAQIDETTSDYDREKLQERLAKLVGGVAIIKVGAATETEMKEKKARVEDALHATRAAVEEGIVPGGGVAYLRCLTALDKLDGTHDYKLGVKIIRRALEEPIRQIAANAGEEGTVIVEKVKTLKGANGFDARTGEYVDMLKEGIIDPAKVTRTALQNAASISALLLTTEAMITDLPEEKDEHNHGPAGGMGGMGGMGGMGGMM